Proteins encoded together in one Anaerotignum propionicum DSM 1682 window:
- the mnmG gene encoding tRNA uridine-5-carboxymethylaminomethyl(34) synthesis enzyme MnmG, producing MKYEAGTIDIAVIGGGHAGCEAALASARMGMKTILFAISLDSIAMMPCNPSIGGSSKGHLVREIDALGGEMGKVIDKTYIQTKMLNTGKGPAVYSLRAQADKVKYQAEMKHTLEKTPNLRVYQGEIAEILMEDDKVSGVITAAGAIFRCKAVVLCMGTYMQGRCLHGDVIIPSGPNNLMPATQLSQNLKDMGIRLYRFKTGTPARMLRGSLDFDKMQPQYGDEKITPFSFENTAEDIKREQALCWLTYTNENTHQIIRDNLHRSPLFGGVIEGTGPRYCPSIEDKVVRFADKERHQIFIEPEGETTEEMYIQGMSSSLPEDVQIAMYRTIPGLERCEITRFAYAIEYDCIDATQLKLSLEFKEYKGLFSAGQFNGSSGYEEAAAQGLIGGINAARYIQEKEPVILQRSDGYIGVLIDDLISKGSKEPYRMMTSRAEFRLLLRQDNADQRLMPIGHEIGLISQERYLALQEKERLVALEIERVKGLTIAPHAKTLEILDQYESTPIKSGVKLSDLIKRPELDYEKLAPIDEARPELPTDVREQVNIQIKYEGYIGQQLKQVEQFKKLENRKLPENMNYQNIQGLRIEAKQKLDAIRPTSLGHASRITGVSPADISVLLIYLEQQKRSSRD from the coding sequence ATGAAATATGAAGCGGGAACCATTGATATTGCTGTAATTGGTGGTGGTCATGCGGGGTGTGAGGCGGCGTTGGCGTCGGCAAGAATGGGCATGAAAACCATTTTATTTGCCATCAGCTTAGACAGTATTGCCATGATGCCCTGTAATCCCTCCATTGGGGGCAGTTCTAAAGGGCATTTGGTAAGAGAGATTGATGCTTTAGGCGGCGAAATGGGAAAAGTAATTGATAAAACCTATATTCAGACAAAAATGCTGAATACAGGAAAGGGGCCTGCGGTTTATTCCCTGCGTGCCCAGGCGGATAAGGTAAAGTATCAAGCCGAAATGAAGCATACCTTGGAAAAAACACCGAATCTTCGGGTTTATCAAGGGGAAATTGCAGAAATTTTAATGGAAGACGATAAAGTTTCTGGTGTTATCACTGCGGCGGGGGCTATTTTCCGTTGCAAAGCCGTTGTTTTATGTATGGGTACTTATATGCAGGGGCGTTGTTTACATGGAGATGTGATTATTCCCAGTGGTCCCAATAATTTGATGCCCGCAACCCAGTTAAGTCAAAATCTTAAAGATATGGGCATTCGTTTATATCGCTTTAAAACGGGAACCCCTGCAAGAATGCTGAGAGGTTCTTTGGATTTTGATAAGATGCAGCCTCAATATGGAGATGAAAAAATTACACCCTTTTCTTTTGAAAATACCGCAGAAGATATCAAAAGAGAACAAGCGTTATGCTGGTTGACCTACACCAATGAGAATACCCATCAGATTATTCGGGACAATCTCCATCGTTCTCCATTATTCGGTGGTGTGATTGAGGGCACAGGCCCCAGATATTGCCCCTCTATTGAAGATAAAGTAGTACGATTCGCAGATAAAGAGCGCCATCAGATTTTTATTGAGCCTGAAGGGGAAACCACAGAGGAAATGTATATTCAAGGAATGTCTTCCTCTTTGCCTGAAGATGTGCAAATTGCTATGTATCGTACGATTCCTGGATTGGAGCGTTGCGAGATTACTCGTTTTGCTTATGCCATTGAATATGATTGCATCGATGCAACCCAGTTAAAGCTTTCTCTGGAATTTAAGGAGTATAAGGGGTTGTTTAGCGCAGGGCAGTTTAACGGAAGTTCCGGTTATGAGGAAGCGGCGGCACAGGGGTTAATCGGCGGCATCAATGCGGCTAGATATATTCAGGAAAAGGAGCCTGTGATTTTACAGCGCTCCGATGGCTATATTGGTGTTTTGATTGATGATTTAATCAGCAAGGGCAGTAAAGAACCCTACCGCATGATGACAAGCCGTGCAGAGTTCCGTTTGTTGCTGAGGCAGGACAATGCGGATCAAAGGCTTATGCCCATTGGCCACGAAATTGGTTTGATTTCTCAGGAACGTTACCTTGCATTACAGGAAAAAGAGCGTCTGGTTGCTTTGGAAATAGAGAGGGTAAAGGGTCTCACCATTGCTCCTCATGCTAAAACCTTAGAAATATTGGATCAATATGAGAGTACACCCATTAAATCAGGAGTGAAATTATCGGATTTGATTAAAAGACCCGAACTGGATTATGAAAAGCTTGCGCCCATCGATGAAGCAAGACCTGAGCTTCCCACTGATGTGCGGGAGCAAGTAAATATACAAATTAAGTATGAGGGATATATTGGACAGCAATTGAAGCAAGTAGAGCAGTTTAAGAAGCTGGAAAACCGTAAGCTTCCGGAAAATATGAATTATCAGAATATTCAAGGGTTACGCATTGAAGCAAAGCAAAAGTTGGATGCAATTCGACCTACTTCTTTAGGACATGCATCACGAATTACCGGAGTATCGCCTGCGGACATTTCCGTATTATTGATTTATTTGGAACAGCAAAAGAGAAGTTCCAGAGATTAA